The sequence below is a genomic window from Bactrocera neohumeralis isolate Rockhampton chromosome 4, APGP_CSIRO_Bneo_wtdbg2-racon-allhic-juicebox.fasta_v2, whole genome shotgun sequence.
TGTTTACCcgacatacatgcacatatgtatgtatgtaggtacatatgtatgtatatcgaaaaaCGCAAATACGAGTTAGTGCAAAACACAAATGGCTCGAATGCTATTGTAAATGCAAACGaatgaataataaaatggaaaataagcAGAAATGTATTATAGATTTCCGCGATTGCCTGCGAAAGTAAAGCGAAACTTGAGATTTGCTTTAATGGTTGGTAAGGATGACAGTGGCAAGCTCTGGTACTAGTTGTAtgacaggtcaattgaaaagtctcctGCCTTCCATAgtaaaattattccatgcgcatcccaaataCAGATGGCATAAGCTTGCCAGATGTCTGTTGCGTTATCCCATGCTTTGCAGCGGATTCTTTGCATGCAGTCCTCTCGGATGACTTCGACGCAAAATCTCGGGTTTATCATCCTTTAAAATCGCCAAATACTGcttcgaatcatcaactcgttggtcaaaagtgagcctGCGTGGCACCTACTTTACACAGaactttctcatacccaaatattcagCCACATTCTATTCAATAAGTTCCTTTGATATCTGTAGAGTCTCagattttcagaaattttgaaaattttagaaaatttaaaaatttttttgaataaattttaattaattaattaatgaagtAATTTATTTTGTCAACAAAAATCGCTTAAATTCTAAGCAACCACGACAGCCAGCACTTCGCTAGTTTtccgaaaaattatttatcgtCCAACTGCAGCGAATATTCCGCAGTGGCGGCGGCAGAGGTTCTGACAACAAAAGCCTTGGATTGTATGCCATTCGCGCCACCAGCAACGTTCGGAAGCTGTACTTAAATGTGCGCATAATTCATGCAACACGCGCCATGCCACAACAacagctacagcaacaacaaaccaaTAACAATAACTTGCGGCACACAATGTTTGCCTTAATTACTCCTAATTGACGCTTGCAGAACTCGAGTGCGCTATCGTAAGTCACCTCCTTCCCCCCCCATCAGATTCTTCAGCCGCCAGGATGCGTTTCTAAGATGTGGCAGCCAGCTTCCTTGGCAGCACTCGTTTGGCATTCAAGTGGAATgagtttgtttttgcatttaatgACACATTTCACTTGCAAACTAAGTGTAATAatagtgacaacaacaacaatagcagcagaGTGTTGCAGCATCAAAATATTGTAGCAACTAGTTAGTTGAATTATTGTTCGTGACGCGGCAGCAGCTCCAATTTCCCACTACTAaagacttgttgttgtttttattgcagcCATTGTTGCTGCTAATGTTGCCATAATACCCAGCGAATGCCATGTCAGCCGCTGACAAGTACCGCCgagtgttgcatgcaacacggCAATATGCAATAAGCTCCGCTGGCATAAACAAGCAAACAGTTAGTAGTTGCTTAATTACTGCGCAgcccagcaacaacaacaatggcgcaAGAATGGGGAGCGGGGCGCGGTGTACCGTGCAGCAAGGCCTTAGCGCATCGCCTCGGAGACAATATGATGCTTTGCATAATGCTCGCActtttgtattaataaataaatcaaaatgcaCTCATCGACTTACAAGCATCTTATGCAAGCCATCCTTGCCGCCGAAGGCAAATCCGCGCagtaattacaataaaaatccGCCTAACGGTATTGTGGCAGCTCTTACAGCGCTCACGGTGCATATAAATGAGGAAACACAGCGCAGTGCAACAATGGagaagatgtatgtatgtacaagttaCATGACATGAATTTTGAGCAGTTTAAAGAAAGGATCAAGATCTCCTTGAAAATTTCTCGCATATTTCCTAGTAGCCCTTCTTGAAACCAACCAAAGAAAATTGTCGGTCCCTTGAAcacttaataatatataaatacaacaaaaaagaaacaccGAAGCAAGAATAATTTCACACATAAAGAAATTTCTATGCAAGAAAAAGGTTTAgttcggtcggtttgtatggcagctatgtgctatagtcgtccgatatggacaatttcttcggaagttGTACCGTGGCTTTGAACAGTAAACCATACCAAATTTCTGGAtgatacctcgtcaaataaaaatgtttcccatacaaggatttgattccgatcgttcagtttctatgatagctatatgctatagaagtccgatatcggtggttcagATATTTATATAAGCAACTCCTTAAAGGGAAAAaaacgtgtgcgaaatttcagatcgatatctcaaaaactgagggaataGTTTGAGTATATACAGACGGGCAGACAGCGGACGAACACATGGACGTGGCTTCATCGACTCAACTCAtcactctgatcatttatatatatatactttataaggtctctgacatcacaaaagcaataaatttcgttacaaatgtatatatggatATCCTAGCCTAGCCTAAAAGCTTGCAAGACACATTAGGAAAAGTTTCAACAGCCAATTCACTGTCACTTAACGTAAAGTATCCAAGGTTtcctaatatgtttaataataGGCCTTAAACTAGTAAAAGTAATTGAAGGAAATCGATCTTTACTCACTCGGTGAATCCATTAGCAGATCGTGCGCACCGCTCGAACCGTCCGTGCCATTAGGAGAGAGCTGAGAAGTCGGTTCTCCAAGGCCACTGCCGCTGATTCGATCTCGTTCACGTTCGCGTTCTCTTTCGCGGTCCCGCTCTCTTTCTCTTTCCCGCTCACGTTCGCGGTCACGTTCACGTTGCATTGACGAACTGGTTGTCGGGCTGAGTTTCATCGCGTGCATGCCATGGTGTGGGTGATGCACCAGATGCGACGCGGATGAGGTATTTATGCCAAGCGACGACGAACCGAGACCCGGCGAGGTGGGCGAGGCAGACGATGCACGTATCGCGGTCGCTGAAGGCGGACCTAGCGACTTTGTGATGGTCAATTCACCATTTGCCGAGGCGGAGAGTCTGCAATACAGGTAGAGGGGTATTAATTGGTACTTAAAATACATTATGTTGCTGCGCCGCTATGTTGTGGCACCAGTGGCTTTGTGTGCGGCAATATCAATTTTGCGagttttaataaatatcttTCACTGATACGCAACcattaaaagttattttgtgGGCCCAAAGGCGCATATTAATTTTCCTCTTCTCTATAGTCTAATTAGCACACCATAACCACACTTTGCTGCGCGCCACAATTGCTCTGTGAAATTTCGTACCCCTATGAACTTACCTATTAATGCTGTTGAGCATGCTGGCCGCTGAAGATTGTCCACTGCCCATGCCGACCGCTGCACCGCCGCCACTAACGCCAATACCCAGTGGAGATGCCCTCATTCCGCCGCCATTTCCTAGAAAATCACGCTCATGCGGTGAGCTCATATTGTGTGCATGTTGGccgtgctgttgttgctgctgctgctgttgttgatgttgatgatgatgCAAGTGCGTGATGGCTGCTACCGCTGCGGACGATGACGGTGGCGGTGAGTGGGTGCGGAACAATTGGCCAGCAGTGCCGCGCAAAGGAGATGAATAGCCTCTTTCGTTGGATGTCGTCGATGTCGAAGACGACAATACGCCGCCGGCCGATGAGGCGGAAGCCGAACTTGTTGTGACGCCTGACGACAGCGTATGCGGATGATGGTGTAGACTGTGGTGTGCCTGATGATGGCTTTGGTGATGTTGGTGTGAGTGATGCCCATGTTGGTGATGTTGATTGCCAGTTGCGGATACTGAGGCGGATGTTGCTGACGCTGATGCATTGATTGAGGCTGAGTTGGTATTGGAAGCGCACAACGAACTTGCAACGGCGGATGAGTTGCGACCGCTCACCGGCAATTGTGTTGAGTTACATGCCGAGCCGAGTGTAGGTGAAGATGAACGTCTCAAATGCTCGCGTTCACGTTCCCTTTCACGTTTATTAGAATGATGGCTGAGGTTCATACCACTGCACGTGATAGCGTTGGGCCCGTTGTTTAGAGAGCCGCTGCCACGTGTAGGACTGCGTTTGTGATGCGTTTCCGTGCGTTCAGCGCGTTCACGTTCCCGCTCACGCTCCCTATCACGTTCACGGTCACGTTCTCTTTCTCGCTCCCGCTCCCTATCCCTATCACGGTCCCGCAACGTCATCGTACACGTCGAAGTGGACGAGTTTGGACGTGGCGATGGGGTCGAGCTCGTCTGGTGACCACTTCCCAACACATTGCTGCGGTGATGAAAGTGATGATGGTGTGCACTAAGTCCAGGCGGTGGAGATGCGCTCACATCCGGTGGCATATGCATCGATGTAACCGAAGAGCTTGGGTTTGTCGACTTTCCAATTTCCCGGTTTGGTGAGGCGAGCTCATCCACTGTGTGTCGAAGTGAGTGGTGATGTGCGCCGCTATGGTGTGTATGTGAGTGCAGCGCGTGATGATGATGGCGCGGAGAGGTTTCTTGCTTAATGTGTAATTGCTGTTGAAGATGAAAAgcggctgctgctgccgctgccgccgcgGCGGCTTTTGTACTTGATGACGCACTACTATTGACCGTGCGCTCTGCTCCGCCGCCTATGCTGTGCGGCGGGGGTGAACTGGTAGGCGAATGTCCACTCTCACTGTTACGCGCCGCAGCCGCGGCTGCTGCGGCAGCTAAATGCAAATCACCCGACAGCGTGTGTGAATGTGCGGCTAGGTGATGGTGTGGCGGTGGTGGCAGATGGGCAAGGTGCGGCGGTGGCGCCGCCGATTGTTGGTCACTGCGTTGTTGCTGCGCATGGTGCATGGCATGATGTGAGGCTTGCGACGAGGCGTGCAGGTGATGATTAGCGGCGGCCGCGGCAAACAATTCCGGATGCAAGGCGGCTAACAGCTGTTGCACGCTGCTCGAGAAGAGGTTGGGCTTGAGTAAATTCGTCTGGGTTTGTGCGAGCTGAGGCAGCGTTGAAGCGTGTTGCAAGGCAGCGAGCGCTGGTGGCAAAGGAGGTGGCAAgagtgcttgttgttgctgctgctgttgttgaaaTGATGCAAAGGCGCCGAAGTTCTGCAAGAATTGCTCGTTGGTGTTGATCTGCGGACTCACCGGTATGGTCAGAATGGTCTGAACGGCTATACCTGCGAAAGAGAGAAACGTcatcaaaaaaaagaaaagcaaagtctcgtttcaaaaacttcaaaaggtTTCTTCCAGCAATTCGACAAGATATTTCGAAAGACTCAAACGTAAACCCATACTATGATGCATTTAAAGAATTAGGCTTCAAACTGCGGTCAGTTTGCATAAACAGTCTTTCATCGGTTTCACCGCATTATCATCAAACAATTAATAAATACCGATTTACGCTACTTACCCTGCGCCGTTGGAATGAGCAGCTGCGCCCCTTGCACGCCCTGCACCAGTTGCCCGGATGCGAGTATCAGTTGCGGCATTTGGGCGCTTGTCGCCGGTGTCGGCAGCGCGGGCGGCGGTGAGGCGGTGGCCGCTgctcctgctgctgctgcagccgCCGCGGCCGCTGCCGCTGAATTCAACACATTTGCCAAAGTGTTCTGAGCCATCGTCTGGGCCTGCACCGAGCTCGAGTTGGGCGATGTGCCGCCGCCATTGTCCTGGCCACTACCGCAGCCGCCAGCATGTGACatgactttattattattattgttagaagcCGCCGCGGCGGCTGCTGCTGCAGCCAACACATTCGAGGCAGATAACGCGTTGGGGGAGCAGGGTGCGCTGTGTGGGCCAGTGGCGCCAATTGGTGGTAGACAAGCACTAATGCCAGCGCTGCCACCTGCACCTGCGCTCACAGTCAGATTGAGTGGTGAGTTGAGcgctgccgccgctgctgctgagGCGCTGATACCAGCCGCTAATCCCTGAAGACTTGCTAATGCTGCTGCTGTCGCCGGTGTGACACTCTGTGCCACGCTCACGGGTGTGGCCGAGCCGCCAGGTGGCGTATGCAAGTGCGGAAGCTGtgtgtggtggtggtggtgatgcTGATGCTGGTGTATGCCATTGCCGCCGCTGGAATGTTGTAGGTGatgatgttgctgctgttgttgttgttgctgctgctgctggagCGTggctaaattttgtaatttttgtaaatttatcatGTCTTGCACTGCAGAGTGTACGGTTACGTTGGGTGcatggttgttattgttgttgatgaaGTTGTATGTGGTGGCCGGTGTGTGCAGTTTTGAAGCGTAGCGGTGTGTTTGTGTAGTAAGGGGGGTAAAAATGAGACAAGTTGCAAGttattagtaaaattttgtggattgggctTTGATGAGTTAAATGCTGTGTTCGGTGTTGTCTGCTCGAGGTACTTAATGACCCGTCTGTGTGCGCTTGCTACAGTCGCCTCGTGTTCGGCTTGTAAGTTATCTGTGCGAGTGTagatgtgtgagtgtgtgtgtgctgttggTATATGTCAGTGTGCGCTGATGTCTCTTAGTTTGCTCGATTAGTTGGACATTTGTGTGGATTCCCTAAACGCTTGCCGCATAGACCAGTTAATTTGAACAACAAAGAGCTCAAATTCAACGAAACCCGGGACATTTTAAAGGCCGGCGGCATGATAAGTAGGCCTCTACCTCAGATTCTCTATCGAAGGGGTGAGTACAGACGGATGCTtctctaaatatattaaaataaactatgtattgggtagtcgaaaaaggaCGTtcgtattttttacaaatacttgtgtatatgtacattgatATGTAAAATAACAGTTATAATTTTGAAGGCTCTAAATTGAGCTGCTTTGAACGTTGTTCGCTAAATTGAACCGTGAGAAACGGTTGAGGAATATTCTGGATTTTGTTGTCTTTACTATAATCAAATAGACCAATGTAAACATttcgataaaattaaaattaggaaattaaaatttcgagtAAAAACTAAGACTTTCTATTCACACCTCAGAGTGTTTTGAggattattttatgaaattagtgTAAAGCCATCTTTGAACTTAAGAAGAGTAACATTCTTGTATCGAAACAGAGAAGTCTATActccttaaaaaatattccgtCTTCCTCTCATTGCATATTTGtgatgttttctttttgttttttttttttttttaattttcttagaatTGGATTTCGATATGTACTCACTAGTTCCGTTCAGATGCGCCtgcgctgccgctgctgccacCGCTAAAGCCGATGCGGACGCCTTCGCCTGCTGCTCGTGTTCCTCCGCGTCGGACAGCGGATTGAGATGATCGCGCGCATCGCAATCCTCACCCACATCGGTGTCGATTTGCATCGGTTGCGGCGAAGTGGGTGGTGAGAGCTCGTGTGAATCATGCGAATGCCGTGAGTGGGCGTCATTGTGATTGGCCAGCGAGGCCGCCTTGGCTAAGCTTTGATAAAATTCCAGCTCTTTGACGTGATCCTTCTCGTAAGAGTTCTGATTGTGTAGTTCATGCAGACTGTGATTGCTAAGCGGTGAGTTGAGCTTGTGGTTGGTGATATCCTTTTCATAGTCCTGTCAGAGTAAAGAGAGAAAGGTTATTAGTTAAGGACATTTTTCACTAATGCTTTATGGATTTTAGTTTCAATGTTTGATTGTTGGTCGTAGCCGTCAGATATAgcttcaacaaaaatttaattggaatTTCACATTCACTAAATTAGTGTTGCTCACAACTGAACATATTTCAACTCAAATCACTGCACTTTATTCGTTTTTGCTCGTTGCAAAAATATCGCGCATACGCACTGTAGTGCCTTTATTACAATGTAATTGGCAGAGTCATGAAAAAACCTACACATGACTCTATTCCCGCCGCAGAACGGTGTTTGAACCGAGTACtcatgtatatgtgtgagtgcgTGTGGCGAAATTCAAAACTTAACAGTCAGCTTTCAACTGCCACATGTAGCAAGTAGCATTTCGCATTAAGTgactttattaaattatatttgtattatgtAATTACACAATATGTTTGCTGACACGCTGATGAGGCCGGCAAATGCCCAGCGCGTACAGCGAGCATATGCAAATTCGCTTGAGCTTTCCCAATGCAGAGTGGCGCGCAGTGGCGGATGTGTAGCTGCTGCCAGTCTAATTGCGAATTTTCATAATTCCCTTAATAAGCGCGCGGCGCAGCGGACACACATATGCCCCCGCACAGCTGGCTAATGTTAGGCTATGCGTCGAACAAGTTGTACATTTGACAAACAGCGCCGATATCAGGCGTTATAACAGTCATTTAATGTAATCTACCGTTGACCAGTTGGCCGCTGTGcttgtgttggtgtgtgtgttcGTGCTGCAGTGTTAGTAAGTTAACTGCAATTCCATGCGCTTGTCTTATTTAAAGCGTTTCGCACGTTTGCATATATCATGTTGGTGTTTatgtcgttgtttttgttaatatgttaatttattGTAATGCAACTGACACTAATTCATGCAGAACGTGCAACATTTGATTGCCGCTTTTAATGCAGAGCTCATTTGAATACTAGAAGAGGATGTAAATTAATCATGtgcgaaataaatttaatgttggaCGAATGCGTTCATATGAATGTGGATGCAACCCATTACTGTTTGTGTGCTGAGGCAAAGGGGCGATGATGTTTGTGGCATCTAAGAGACACACGGTTGGGAGGCCAAAAAATCGCTTGCATGGAGAACTTTTGCTGATTGAATGGTGGACGCGGAATGACTGGTTAGCGGAGACCGCTTTACTGGACATTTCTTTGTGGTGCTACAAATCGTAGTTAATAGAAAATCCCATTGAATTAATTATAGTAATTTTTGTATCCGCTTTTTTGTTGATATTGCGATCTCTTCCAAGATTGAAGTCTTCTGGTGGCAAGCAAAAATCAGTTGGTGGAAAGAATTTCCAGGTAAAAGTTGGTATTCTTTTAACTCTGTCTAAGGAAAAATTTCtgctatgtatgtacttgtCTTCAGACAGCCACAAGATAACCAAGGTATGCTTATACGTCTCACCCATTGTAGTTTCTTCAGCAAAATATTTACTCCCCACTTAGGGACGAGACTACTACGATGTCCAGTAATccagtatatattttttaattaatcccATAATAGTacttgtaatttaattttatcatgtTTATCTGGAATGTCGTAATGGTTGTCCCTTTGGTCAATAGGTCACCCAGaatgttaatataaatattgggtagtcgaaaaagtattttcgtattttggcAACCGATATCGTTGCAGtagtatatctccagtgctaccaatcgcattgtgttataccatatagtgttggaaagtgTTGTTGTAGTGTTGGTTAAGCTttattcagttaaaaaaaaattcggtgaagttgaaaaaaagttacagctattcaaaaatgagtggaaataatgaagaaattcgttatattttgaaatttgtgtataaaaagggaagaatgcaacgcatgccaccaatgaaatttgtcaagtttacggagacaatgctctatcagttcgtgtagcacaacaatggttcgctcgtttttattctggaaatttcgatgtgaaagatgcaccttgCTCTGGTCGACCGATCGTTGAAAACGTCGATGAAATTGTGGAAAAGATTGATCAAGACCGTCACATAAACAGcgatgacatcgctaaggaacctAACATTCATTATCAAACGGgtttgaatcatttaaaaaatgttggctacaaaaagaagctcgatgtttggttATGTTTGAGTTATCTTTGAAATAttgaatggaccgaattaacatctgcgattctttgctgaaacgaaatgaattcGAACCATTTCTGTAGCGAATGgcaacaggagacgaaaagtgaatcaaatacgacaatgatgtgcgaaaaagatcatgatccaaacgtggtgaagctcaacaaatgatcgcaaagccaagcctcgaaaggttatgctgagtgtttgatgggattggaaaagaatgatccactatgagctgctcctgcttggtcgaacgattgattctacattctactgtcaacaactgatgagatcgAAGCAAGTAATTGGAAAAAAACGGACAAAAGACTTCGTCATCCATCAGGACAACGTAAGACcgcacacatctttgatgactcagcaaaaactggaagagcttggctTGGAAGTTTTgccgcatccaccatatagccctaaCCTCACAGCATCGGACTACCATTCTTTTCGGTCAATGcaaaactcccttaatggagtaaagttggcttcaaagaagcctgtgaaaattacttgtcgcagtttttcgccgagaaaccagaaaagttgtACACTAATGGAATTATGTCTCCagcggaaaaatagcaaaaagtcgTCGACCAAAATGGCTCGTATtaggttcattaaagttcattataaatataaaaaaataagttgatatttgattagaaatacgaaaaaacttttttgactacccaatatatttttctttgcatttttctcAATATTCCCCACATCTATATATTAAATTCTAGCAaccaatatttttgcatttaatcgAACCcttaatagtaaaattttttcatactcAAACTCTCCGTAGCAGAGCTTCTCAATGCGGCAATATTAGCAGCGCCATTAACGGTCGTAACGTTGGCAAGACGGTGTTTAATGCAATTATGTTAATTTCCTATGCAAATAGCCTGTCGCGCATTTAATTGCAAGTGCTGGCAAAATTTCCCACCCAACGAAAGCAGCGCCAACACCTTAGCGCTAAAGCAGGACCTTCGTGCGCGCCGCTGGCCATGCAGACGGACACCTAAACCAAATATCATTAAGCAGGCGCTCACCGAcctttttaccttttttttattattatttttatttcttgtttcgTTTTTAAGCATGTTTGTGCTTAGTAGCCGCGGCGGCCAGAGCAGCTGTCACTGCGCCCATGTCCGCCACTCTCCGCGTACCACTCGTGGTCGGGGGCGGCGCTTGGGGTAATAGTGGCCGGTATTAATTGCCAATAATTACTATTGGTTTTGCCAAACGTGTTGCCCTCTACTTTTCcacaatttatacaatttttttccatcAGCATTTCTCAAGCGTTTCGTGTGAAATGATATCTTTGTGCGCAGCTTGCTTTCGCTTCGTTTGCCTTGATACGactcacatttttatttatattttttatgcttgtCATCCTTGCGGATTTTCGtgtttttctcaactttttcagaatatttctgtttgtttttattcctAATTTGCAGCATTAGCATTAAGTAGGGTATCAGTGGCGACGCTGCAATTAACAGCAGTTGGATGCCTTGGTGAAGCGTCTGGCAATCAGACGACACCGTTGTGGTCAATCAAGGTCGGCAGGGTAAAAATAGAGGAATAAAAAGAAAGTTGTCATCCGAGCTTTGCCTTGCAACCATACTCGGCGCATAATTAAAGGACCGCCGAGCTGGTTTGTTATGACAAGTGGCAGCGCTCTCTAGGTGGACAAATTGTGGGTTGCATTAACGGAATGTGAGTACTTTCGTCCATGTATTGCTAATTGTGGCGGTGTGCGGTTGCAAGGCTCTGTCGGTTAACACAATTAttgtgtgtaaataaaatagaaaaataattgaattttatttgctttggagTGGTTGGGATCTTACAGTTACTGAAGGATGTGGATTTCATGAGGACaccaatgaaaattttaataaattcttgaTATTTATCAATAGAATATGCAGTTAAATGTTATCTGCTAATAGTTTTGTAGAATACAGTATTCTGCTTCATGCGAGTCTCTTTGCtagtattgaaaatatttacaagcaaTGGTATACTATTACATAACACAAAACATATGAAACAAAAGTATGCGGCAATCTGCTGCCGTGTATTTAAAAGATCGATAGACACTCCTTTGCCCGATGTAGTGCCATAGCTGGAGAGAGCCCTTATGCACAATTTTTCTGTAAACACCTTTCTCAACATCGAAGGCACCTTCAACAAAGTACGGCAGGAGGCGATAGTTAAAGCCCTCGAAAAGGTGGAATGGAACCTCAAGCATCTCATATATAGTTCTCTTAGCGACAGTGAGGTAGTGCAAAGATATCCCAAAAAGTTAATAGGGGAACCCCGCAGTACTTTCTTCACTGCTTTGGATCTTGGCGGTTAACGACCTACTTTAAAAACTCGGAGAATGAGACTCTCGGGTGATAGCCTACGCTGACGACGTTGGTCTTATGGTTAATGAAAAATACTCTGACTGGGAGGTACCTCAATGTGGTATCCAACCGGGCGCTTAGATGCAACCTAGTCGTAAATTCTAGTAAAActgaaatagttttatttactagGAGGTATAAGATCCCAAACGAACGAAGAAGCCCTTCTACGGGGGTTCACGTCTTCCACTTGCTGAAAAAGTGAAACATCTAAAGTTTATCCTTGATAGAAAGTTTCCTTGGAGGTGAAATATTGAAGAGAGAGTTGGGAGGGCATAGGTTGACTTATAATAATATTCTGAGGTGTATTCGACTTCAGCATATCCAAGGGGTGGTTCTCATCCAGAACTTAATGCCATTTTAAATACAGCACCCGTGGACATGGcaggtgtatggctgcgaaatgtgctctaaagtaaattttcgaaatttccgcCAGAAACACCGgtcgaaatatatatatttcgtaGAATGTTGGATTTAGGtcttcaataaattaataatttttatgaattggtTATTTCAACATTTGACTTCGCCGACTTGAGGAGTGGCTTTGCCAAATGGCTCACTTAGACTTTTTGAAAGCTCAGCAAAGCGCCTTAATTCGCTACGCCAAAGTTGCCTGCTTATCTGCCTCAATCAGAAGTGactcacacatacacgcacatacatatacacattttatatcAACTGGGTTACAATCAGTCTGCTCGTCGCCGTATTCAATTGAGCATTCGCAAATCTGTTGAAAAGTTAATTCATTTCACATCAATGCTTATGGCCAACTTCATTTTAATGTTGCTCCTTTTTTCGTGCACAATCCTCTCGGTTGGCGCAATATCAGACGTGTCGATAAATCCAAAGACATACAGACactaatatacttatatgtatattgagcgTCACATATCCATATGACCGCGCTGGTGTTGTAAGCGGTGGCAGGCAATAGTGATCGGCGTTGGTTGGTGGCCGGTGTCTCTCCGCAGCTAGGACATTCACACTATCGCACACAGACTTGAGCACATTTAATCGTGAATGTTCGTATTGGCAACTGCTGGTGTTGTGATAGCGCCTGcaagcaacagcaaaaacaacaagcgcAAAACTATCAACATACAGCAACAGTCATAAATTTCAACACAGTTTCGATCTGTGCGGCAAACATTGAACTTTTAAGCGATGCCACCACCAGCACCAGCACCATCACGCCTTTCAGCAAGGCTCCC
It includes:
- the LOC126754802 gene encoding serine-rich adhesin for platelets isoform X4, with protein sequence MAEGCEETESQPSNRKADNAPTMLGTVLPCEATITAASLGTTSNAGGGIVIKREPTTNSSAYVDASVHHLSGSISATVSLTTAGTHSPGVGTPPPPTTPTVTHLLAISPNGCRPTTPALQQQQQRTPTPITGIRGTGATASTAGAACSSSSSSSSSSSSNSSMTSSTSSSSSTASSSTTAAVAPNSNANKSPCSIAGSPYSTSAVASSVRGGISPTSPPLSSVAPGTPIGLEASNGSCGSTAANGIAVVGSGLTVAPAAAAPVTSSDTLTNAISPITAAQHQRTPSPSAEPTSLLPHVTLNIKTESDYEKDITNHKLNSPLSNHSLHELHNQNSYEKDHVKELEFYQSLAKAASLANHNDAHSRHSHDSHELSPPTSPQPMQIDTDVGEDCDARDHLNPLSDAEEHEQQAKASASALAVAAAAAQAHLNGTMQDMINLQKLQNLATLQQQQQQQQQQQHHHLQHSSGGNGIHQHQHHHHHHTQLPHLHTPPGGSATPVSVAQSVTPATAAALASLQGLAAGISASAAAAAALNSPLNLTVSAGAGGSAGISACLPPIGATGPHSAPCSPNALSASNVLAAAAAAAAASNNNNNKVMSHAGGCGSGQDNGGGTSPNSSSVQAQTMAQNTLANVLNSAAAAAAAAAAAGAAATASPPPALPTPATSAQMPQLILASGQLVQGVQGAQLLIPTAQGIAVQTILTIPVSPQINTNEQFLQNFGAFASFQQQQQQQQALLPPPLPPALAALQHASTLPQLAQTQTNLLKPNLFSSSVQQLLAALHPELFAAAAANHHLHASSQASHHAMHHAQQQRSDQQSAAPPPHLAHLPPPPHHHLAAHSHTLSGDLHLAAAAAAAAARNSESGHSPTSSPPPHSIGGGAERTVNSSASSSTKAAAAAAAAAAAFHLQQQLHIKQETSPRHHHHALHSHTHHSGAHHHSLRHTVDELASPNREIGKSTNPSSSVTSMHMPPDVSASPPPGLSAHHHHFHHRSNVLGSGHQTSSTPSPRPNSSTSTCTMTLRDRDRDRERERERERDRERDRERERERERAERTETHHKRSPTRGSGSLNNGPNAITCSGMNLSHHSNKREREREREHLRRSSSPTLGSACNSTQLPVSGRNSSAVASSLCASNTNSASINASASATSASVSATGNQHHQHGHHSHQHHQSHHQAHHSLHHHPHTLSSGVTTSSASASSAGGVLSSSTSTTSNERGYSSPLRGTAGQLFRTHSPPPSSSAAVAAITHLHHHQHQQQQQQQQQHGQHAHNMSSPHERDFLGNGGGMRASPLGIGVSGGGAAVGMGSGQSSAASMLNSINRLSASANGELTITKSLGPPSATAIRASSASPTSPGLGSSSLGINTSSASHLVHHPHHGMHAMKLSPTTSSSMQRERDRERERERERERDRERERERERDRISGSGLGEPTSQLSPNGTDGSSGAHDLLMDSPNEPTINQATTNVVEGIDLDEIKEFAKAFKLRRLSLGLTQTQVGQALSVTEGPAYSQSAICSALAAQMYAAQLSSQQQNMFEKLDITPKSAQKIKPVLERWMKEAEESHWNRYKSGQNHLTDYIGVEPSKKRKRRTSFTPQALELLNAHFERNTHPSGEWHRNHRPGAPIRL